A window from Betta splendens chromosome 1, fBetSpl5.4, whole genome shotgun sequence encodes these proteins:
- the haspin gene encoding uncharacterized protein haspin isoform X2: MDVKPLFLKTYGKQKRQLTAWISTENQKRLFDSSSSTDGSVFEPPKPTKTRRKTSVASHRVARPARKKKATRQLKNSSAEKDGGREPDVENVIFAPFAYSPPAQQNKTTRRKKTSVRDRAVRPARTKRSSDEENACKASPTHHQQVQQSKTTSVPSVCHFVTRRRCGAATKHQLPKKRISVLNSSNDFSSGSFSAKRNLRPIKRSKAPSTFILSSAENSVNVAGPSSVPTNPLQEISLNESSDPSNRPCSRKPIFCSTPSAGSLRKHPRLKPFPINDMSSMPLSMSVICIDSLSTFQNDVDSPGPVDSPGPVASQRSVPATVVFSHEKQHLDLSKKERALYQHNEPSGDFFMESKTSNTSEDNRNHSKDSQTKSGEELCLNRLSSNKESSSSNFVNTTGALEWLIETLKEKCLTEQCKVVLEKLDISSLIQLCSQTTYSSCLGDEYFVKSLQNNEHPVSVDSSQTADLQRSSVESVNTFLSVTDNSRGNYLQPVNSFDYSEQAPLNNSQSSDVSPSADSKQSAECSSTSKFVRHSASVVSDESVFYISSSAEITKNTHESTSNTMQTEDVDVIKDKCCIKNVTVRLKKLALSQLNYEQLKEFTQQNESHSTFNGASADPNAETENDHTYNLNTPKHLVNVGAIQSNDLETKKVPLSTRALKVNCLSNKLAVTVQRLTLSELRDTMNTTGRKPKSPTAVSDPDSDNQSVSDSNHCNEVSSLRQLTHSNDKISTNTEGTLPTRRKMSLARKERNRRSTSRDRPGTTRKACVSGLSVNRWKNKSSTSLHVSGRQRAPDHVKALDCSLNDLISQHKQQRVLGPAMSFSTPVRASALNLSSVLADMTPSSYTWSRLKAALSIHRKVLLTPRTVAASGSPGREALADLSRDLFTSPFRTPLPKHLQSQLHRNDSLSVCEDLSDAEKVYAECGQPRALPWEECILPHRMKKCVKIGEGTFGEVFSTTNASGDTVALKIIPVEGSEKVNGEDQKTFGEILHEIIISKELSSLKEKQHNQTHSFIGLNDLHCVQGCYPLDFLDAWDRFDQQKGSENDRPDFFQKNQIFLILEFEFGGVDLENSNGKLASLGVAKSILHQVTAALAVAEQELHFEHRDLHWGNILVKTTKQKTGSFLLKGMTHSLETKGVLVRIIDYSLSRLEIDELTVSCDISKDEELFMGQGDYQFDIYRLMRQENGNNWSDYHPHTNVLWLHYLCSKLLCMKYRGTRGRGAKVLREELTGFYDGVLQYSSATEVLQHCPMFQ; encoded by the exons ATGGACGTGAAGCCGTTATTTCTCAAGACGTACGGTAAACAAAAGCGGCAGCTGACTGCCTGGATTTCGACGGAAAACCAAAAGCGGCTCTTTGATAGCTCGAGCTCCACAGACGGCTCCGTGTTTGAGCCTCCGAAACCCACGAAGACAAG AAGGAAGACTAGTGTTGCCAGTCACAGAGTGGCACGTCCTGCCAGGAAGAAAAAAGCCACGCGACAGCTGAAGAACAGCTCTGCTGAGAAGGACGGCGGTAGAGAACCTGATGTAGAGAACGTCATATTCGCCCCTTTTGCATATTCACCACCCGCTCAGCAGAACAAAACCACAAG ACGGAAAAAGACCAGTGTCAGGGATCGAGCTGTTCGTCCTGCCCGGACAAAAAGGAGCAGTGATGAGGAAAACGCGTGCAAGGCTTCTCCTACTCATCATCAGCAGGTTCAACAAAGCAAGACCACCAG tgttcCTTCTGTGTGCCATTTTGTAACCCGCCGCAGATGTGGCGCTGCCACCAAACACCAGCTCCCTAAGAAAAGAATCAGTGTGCTCAACTCTTCAAATGACTTTTCCTCTGGATCTTTTTCTGCCAAAAGGAATCTTCGACCTATCAAAAGAAGCAAGGCACcttcaacatttattttgtccagTGCAGAGAACTCAGTGAATGTTGCAGGACCTTCCAGTGTACCCACCAATCCCCTTCAAGAGATATCCCTTAATGAGTCATCAGACCCCAGCAATAGACCCTGCTCCAGGAAACCCATTTTTTGCTCCACACCCTCAGCAGGCTCCCTCAGAAAACATCCACGCCTTAAACCCTTTCCTATCAATGATATGTCCTCTATGCCCCTTTCTATGTCTGTAATCTGCATTGACAGCCTGAGCACATTTCAAAACGATGTGGATTCTCCAGGTCCCGTGGATTCTCCAGGTCCCGTGGCCTCACAACGTTCTGTTCCAGCCACTGTGGTCTTCTCTCATGAGAAGCAGCATTTGGACCTTAGTAAGAAAGAAAGGGCCCTCTATCAGCATAATGAGCCCTCTGGTGATTTTTTCATGGAGTCTAAGACCTCTAACACAAGTGAGGACAacagaaaccacagcaaagATTCACAGACCAAGAGTGGTGAAGAATTATGCCTAAATCGTCTTTCTTCTAAcaaggaaagcagcagcagcaatttTGTGAACACAACAGGTGCGTTAGAGTGGCTGATCGAGACTCTGAAGGAGAAGTGTTTGACTGAGCAATGCAAAGTGGTGCTGGAGAAATTGGATATCTCCTCTCTGATTCAGCTTTGCAGTCAAACAACCTACTCATCCTGTTTGGGAGATGAGTACTTTGTTAAAAGCTTGCAAAACAATGAACATCCAGTGTCTGTGGACAGCAGTCAAACTGCTGACCTTCAGCGGTCTTCAGTAGAATCAGTTAATACATTTTTATCTGTGACAGACAACAGTCGCGGTAATTATTTACAGCcagtaaatagttttgattaTTCTGAACAGGCACCTTTAAATAACAGTCAAAGCTCTGACGTTTCACCCTCAGCTGACAGTAAGCAGTCAGCTGAGTGCTCATCCACAAGTAAATTCGTCAGGCACTCGGCATCAGTAGTTTCTGATGAATCAGTCTTCTACATAAGCAGCAGTGCTGAGATTACAAAGAACACACACGAGTCAACCAGCAACACTATGCAAACAGAGGATGTTGACGTAATTAAGGACAAATGTTGCATTAAGAATGTCACAGTACGCCTGAAAAAACTGGCGTTGTCTCAACTGAATTATGAACAACTTAAAGAGTTCACACAACAGAATGAGTCTCATTCGACTTTTAATGGGGCATCTGCTGATCCTAATGCAGAGACTGAAAATGACCACACATATAACCTCAACACACCAAAACATCTCGTAAATGTAGGTGCAATCCAGTCTAATGACCTAGAAACAAAAAAGGTTCCATTGTCCACAAGAGCTCTGAAGGTGAATTGTCTGAGTAACAAACttgctgttactgtacagaGATTAACTTTATCAGAGTTAAGAGATACAATGAACACTACAGGCAGAAAACCTAAATCACCCACAGCTGTATCAGACCCAGACAGTGACAACCAATCAGTCAGTGACTCTAATCACTGTAATGAAGTGTCTTCATTACGGCAATTGACTCATTCAAATGATAAGATTTCCACTAACACAGAGGGGACACTCCCAACAAGAAGAAAAATGTCTCTGGCCCGTAAGGAGAGGAATAGGAGGAGCACATCTAGAGACCGGCCTGGGACGACAAGGAAAGCATGTGTGAGCGGCCTCAGTGTGAAtcgctggaaaaacaaaagcagcacgAGCTTGCATGTGTCCGGGCGTCAAAGAGCTCCTGATCATGTTAAGGCTTTGGACTGCAGCCTAAATGACCTGATCtctcaacacaaacagcagcgg gtgcttgGACCAGCTATGTCATTCTCAACCCCAGTAAGGGCGAGTGCGCTCAACCTCTCCTCAGTTTTGGCCGACATGACGCCAAGTTCGTACACCTGGAGCAGACTTAAAGCCGCCCTCTCTATTCACCGCAAAG TGCTATTAACGCCAAGGACTGTGGCAGCGTCCGGCTCTCCTGGAAGGGAAGCTCTAGCAGATCTCAGCAGGGATCTCTTCACCTCGCCCTTCCGGACCCCGCTCCCCAAACACCTGCAGTCACAGCTGCATAGAAACGATTCTCTG agtgtgtgtgaggacctTTCGGATGCAGAGAAAGTGTATGCAGAGTGTGGTCAGCCACGTGCCCTTCCCTGGGAGGAGTGTATTCTCCCTCACCGGATGAAAAAGTGTGTAAAGATAGGAGAAGGGACCTTTGGTGAAGTCTTCTCCACAACCAATGCCTCAGGAGACACTGTTGCTCTCAAA ATCATTCCAGTAGAGGGCAGTGAGAAGGTGAATGGAGAGGATCAGAAGACATTTGGAGAGATCCTGCATGAGATTATTATCTCAAA GGAACTGAGCAGCCTGAAGGAGAAGCAACACAACCAGACTCACAGCTTCATTGGACTCAATGA cctccactgTGTCCAAGGCTGCTACCCTCTAGATTTCCTAGATGCTTGGGACAGATTCGACCAACAGAAAGGTTCTGAGAATGACAGGCCAG atttttttcaaaaaaatcaaatattccTCATCCTGGAGTTTGAGTTTGGAGGCGTCGATCTGGAGAACAGCAATGGAAAG CTGGCATCTTTGGGTGTGGCGAAGAGCATCCTCCATCAGGTTACTGCTGCCCTAGCTGTTgctgagcaggagctgcacTTTGAGCACAG GGACCTCCACTGGGGGAATATACTGGTCAAAACAACCAAGCAGAAGACGGGAAGCTTCCTCCTGAAGGGAATGACCCACTCCCTGGAAACCAAAGGGGTTCTGGTCCGCATCATTGACTACTCTCTCTCTAGACTGGAAATCG ATGAACTGACAGTGTCCTGTGACATCTCAAAGGACGAGGAGCTTTTCATGGGCCAGGGAGATTACCAGTTTGACATATACAGACTGATGAGACAGGAGAATGG AAACAACTGGAGTGACTATCACCCACACACCAACGTGCTGTGGCTGCACTACCTGTGCTCCAAGCTGCTTTGCATGAAGTACCGGGGCACACGAGGGAGGGGGGCCAAGGTGCTACGGGAGGAGCTCACTGGCTTCTATGACGGCGTCCTCCAGTACAGCTCTGCCACCGAGGTGCTGCAACACTGCCCCATGTTTCAGTAG
- the haspin gene encoding serine/threonine-protein kinase haspin isoform X3, whose amino-acid sequence MDVKPLFLKTYGKQKRQLTAWISTENQKRLFDSSSSTDGSVFEPPKPTKTRRKTSVASHRVARPARKKKATRQLKNSSAEKDGGREPDVENVIFAPFAYSPPAQQNKTTRRKKTSVRDRAVRPARTKRSSDEENACKASPTHHQQVQQSKTTSVPSVCHFVTRRRCGAATKHQLPKKRISVLNSSNDFSSGSFSAKRNLRPIKRSKAPSTFILSSAENSVNVAGPSSVPTNPLQEISLNESSDPSNRPCSRKPIFCSTPSAGSLRKHPRLKPFPINDMSSMPLSMSVICIDSLSTFQNDVDSPGPVDSPGPVASQRSVPATVVFSHEKQHLDLSKKERALYQHNEPSGDFFMESKTSNTSEDNRNHSKDSQTKSGEELCLNRLSSNKESSSSNFVNTTEGTLPTRRKMSLARKERNRRSTSRDRPGTTRKACVSGLSVNRWKNKSSTSLHVSGRQRAPDHVKALDCSLNDLISQHKQQRVLGPAMSFSTPVRASALNLSSVLADMTPSSYTWSRLKAALSIHRKGMVLLTPRTVAASGSPGREALADLSRDLFTSPFRTPLPKHLQSQLHRNDSLSVCEDLSDAEKVYAECGQPRALPWEECILPHRMKKCVKIGEGTFGEVFSTTNASGDTVALKIIPVEGSEKVNGEDQKTFGEILHEIIISKELSSLKEKQHNQTHSFIGLNDLHCVQGCYPLDFLDAWDRFDQQKGSENDRPDFFQKNQIFLILEFEFGGVDLENSNGKLASLGVAKSILHQVTAALAVAEQELHFEHRDLHWGNILVKTTKQKTGSFLLKGMTHSLETKGVLVRIIDYSLSRLEIDELTVSCDISKDEELFMGQGDYQFDIYRLMRQENGNNWSDYHPHTNVLWLHYLCSKLLCMKYRGTRGRGAKVLREELTGFYDGVLQYSSATEVLQHCPMFQ is encoded by the exons ATGGACGTGAAGCCGTTATTTCTCAAGACGTACGGTAAACAAAAGCGGCAGCTGACTGCCTGGATTTCGACGGAAAACCAAAAGCGGCTCTTTGATAGCTCGAGCTCCACAGACGGCTCCGTGTTTGAGCCTCCGAAACCCACGAAGACAAG AAGGAAGACTAGTGTTGCCAGTCACAGAGTGGCACGTCCTGCCAGGAAGAAAAAAGCCACGCGACAGCTGAAGAACAGCTCTGCTGAGAAGGACGGCGGTAGAGAACCTGATGTAGAGAACGTCATATTCGCCCCTTTTGCATATTCACCACCCGCTCAGCAGAACAAAACCACAAG ACGGAAAAAGACCAGTGTCAGGGATCGAGCTGTTCGTCCTGCCCGGACAAAAAGGAGCAGTGATGAGGAAAACGCGTGCAAGGCTTCTCCTACTCATCATCAGCAGGTTCAACAAAGCAAGACCACCAG tgttcCTTCTGTGTGCCATTTTGTAACCCGCCGCAGATGTGGCGCTGCCACCAAACACCAGCTCCCTAAGAAAAGAATCAGTGTGCTCAACTCTTCAAATGACTTTTCCTCTGGATCTTTTTCTGCCAAAAGGAATCTTCGACCTATCAAAAGAAGCAAGGCACcttcaacatttattttgtccagTGCAGAGAACTCAGTGAATGTTGCAGGACCTTCCAGTGTACCCACCAATCCCCTTCAAGAGATATCCCTTAATGAGTCATCAGACCCCAGCAATAGACCCTGCTCCAGGAAACCCATTTTTTGCTCCACACCCTCAGCAGGCTCCCTCAGAAAACATCCACGCCTTAAACCCTTTCCTATCAATGATATGTCCTCTATGCCCCTTTCTATGTCTGTAATCTGCATTGACAGCCTGAGCACATTTCAAAACGATGTGGATTCTCCAGGTCCCGTGGATTCTCCAGGTCCCGTGGCCTCACAACGTTCTGTTCCAGCCACTGTGGTCTTCTCTCATGAGAAGCAGCATTTGGACCTTAGTAAGAAAGAAAGGGCCCTCTATCAGCATAATGAGCCCTCTGGTGATTTTTTCATGGAGTCTAAGACCTCTAACACAAGTGAGGACAacagaaaccacagcaaagATTCACAGACCAAGAGTGGTGAAGAATTATGCCTAAATCGTCTTTCTTCTAAcaaggaaagcagcagcagcaatttTGTGAACACAACAG AGGGGACACTCCCAACAAGAAGAAAAATGTCTCTGGCCCGTAAGGAGAGGAATAGGAGGAGCACATCTAGAGACCGGCCTGGGACGACAAGGAAAGCATGTGTGAGCGGCCTCAGTGTGAAtcgctggaaaaacaaaagcagcacgAGCTTGCATGTGTCCGGGCGTCAAAGAGCTCCTGATCATGTTAAGGCTTTGGACTGCAGCCTAAATGACCTGATCtctcaacacaaacagcagcgg gtgcttgGACCAGCTATGTCATTCTCAACCCCAGTAAGGGCGAGTGCGCTCAACCTCTCCTCAGTTTTGGCCGACATGACGCCAAGTTCGTACACCTGGAGCAGACTTAAAGCCGCCCTCTCTATTCACCGCAAAGGCATGG TGCTATTAACGCCAAGGACTGTGGCAGCGTCCGGCTCTCCTGGAAGGGAAGCTCTAGCAGATCTCAGCAGGGATCTCTTCACCTCGCCCTTCCGGACCCCGCTCCCCAAACACCTGCAGTCACAGCTGCATAGAAACGATTCTCTG agtgtgtgtgaggacctTTCGGATGCAGAGAAAGTGTATGCAGAGTGTGGTCAGCCACGTGCCCTTCCCTGGGAGGAGTGTATTCTCCCTCACCGGATGAAAAAGTGTGTAAAGATAGGAGAAGGGACCTTTGGTGAAGTCTTCTCCACAACCAATGCCTCAGGAGACACTGTTGCTCTCAAA ATCATTCCAGTAGAGGGCAGTGAGAAGGTGAATGGAGAGGATCAGAAGACATTTGGAGAGATCCTGCATGAGATTATTATCTCAAA GGAACTGAGCAGCCTGAAGGAGAAGCAACACAACCAGACTCACAGCTTCATTGGACTCAATGA cctccactgTGTCCAAGGCTGCTACCCTCTAGATTTCCTAGATGCTTGGGACAGATTCGACCAACAGAAAGGTTCTGAGAATGACAGGCCAG atttttttcaaaaaaatcaaatattccTCATCCTGGAGTTTGAGTTTGGAGGCGTCGATCTGGAGAACAGCAATGGAAAG CTGGCATCTTTGGGTGTGGCGAAGAGCATCCTCCATCAGGTTACTGCTGCCCTAGCTGTTgctgagcaggagctgcacTTTGAGCACAG GGACCTCCACTGGGGGAATATACTGGTCAAAACAACCAAGCAGAAGACGGGAAGCTTCCTCCTGAAGGGAATGACCCACTCCCTGGAAACCAAAGGGGTTCTGGTCCGCATCATTGACTACTCTCTCTCTAGACTGGAAATCG ATGAACTGACAGTGTCCTGTGACATCTCAAAGGACGAGGAGCTTTTCATGGGCCAGGGAGATTACCAGTTTGACATATACAGACTGATGAGACAGGAGAATGG AAACAACTGGAGTGACTATCACCCACACACCAACGTGCTGTGGCTGCACTACCTGTGCTCCAAGCTGCTTTGCATGAAGTACCGGGGCACACGAGGGAGGGGGGCCAAGGTGCTACGGGAGGAGCTCACTGGCTTCTATGACGGCGTCCTCCAGTACAGCTCTGCCACCGAGGTGCTGCAACACTGCCCCATGTTTCAGTAG
- the haspin gene encoding uncharacterized protein haspin isoform X1, with the protein MDVKPLFLKTYGKQKRQLTAWISTENQKRLFDSSSSTDGSVFEPPKPTKTRRKTSVASHRVARPARKKKATRQLKNSSAEKDGGREPDVENVIFAPFAYSPPAQQNKTTRRKKTSVRDRAVRPARTKRSSDEENACKASPTHHQQVQQSKTTSVPSVCHFVTRRRCGAATKHQLPKKRISVLNSSNDFSSGSFSAKRNLRPIKRSKAPSTFILSSAENSVNVAGPSSVPTNPLQEISLNESSDPSNRPCSRKPIFCSTPSAGSLRKHPRLKPFPINDMSSMPLSMSVICIDSLSTFQNDVDSPGPVDSPGPVASQRSVPATVVFSHEKQHLDLSKKERALYQHNEPSGDFFMESKTSNTSEDNRNHSKDSQTKSGEELCLNRLSSNKESSSSNFVNTTGALEWLIETLKEKCLTEQCKVVLEKLDISSLIQLCSQTTYSSCLGDEYFVKSLQNNEHPVSVDSSQTADLQRSSVESVNTFLSVTDNSRGNYLQPVNSFDYSEQAPLNNSQSSDVSPSADSKQSAECSSTSKFVRHSASVVSDESVFYISSSAEITKNTHESTSNTMQTEDVDVIKDKCCIKNVTVRLKKLALSQLNYEQLKEFTQQNESHSTFNGASADPNAETENDHTYNLNTPKHLVNVGAIQSNDLETKKVPLSTRALKVNCLSNKLAVTVQRLTLSELRDTMNTTGRKPKSPTAVSDPDSDNQSVSDSNHCNEVSSLRQLTHSNDKISTNTEGTLPTRRKMSLARKERNRRSTSRDRPGTTRKACVSGLSVNRWKNKSSTSLHVSGRQRAPDHVKALDCSLNDLISQHKQQRVLGPAMSFSTPVRASALNLSSVLADMTPSSYTWSRLKAALSIHRKGMVLLTPRTVAASGSPGREALADLSRDLFTSPFRTPLPKHLQSQLHRNDSLSVCEDLSDAEKVYAECGQPRALPWEECILPHRMKKCVKIGEGTFGEVFSTTNASGDTVALKIIPVEGSEKVNGEDQKTFGEILHEIIISKELSSLKEKQHNQTHSFIGLNDLHCVQGCYPLDFLDAWDRFDQQKGSENDRPDFFQKNQIFLILEFEFGGVDLENSNGKLASLGVAKSILHQVTAALAVAEQELHFEHRDLHWGNILVKTTKQKTGSFLLKGMTHSLETKGVLVRIIDYSLSRLEIDELTVSCDISKDEELFMGQGDYQFDIYRLMRQENGNNWSDYHPHTNVLWLHYLCSKLLCMKYRGTRGRGAKVLREELTGFYDGVLQYSSATEVLQHCPMFQ; encoded by the exons ATGGACGTGAAGCCGTTATTTCTCAAGACGTACGGTAAACAAAAGCGGCAGCTGACTGCCTGGATTTCGACGGAAAACCAAAAGCGGCTCTTTGATAGCTCGAGCTCCACAGACGGCTCCGTGTTTGAGCCTCCGAAACCCACGAAGACAAG AAGGAAGACTAGTGTTGCCAGTCACAGAGTGGCACGTCCTGCCAGGAAGAAAAAAGCCACGCGACAGCTGAAGAACAGCTCTGCTGAGAAGGACGGCGGTAGAGAACCTGATGTAGAGAACGTCATATTCGCCCCTTTTGCATATTCACCACCCGCTCAGCAGAACAAAACCACAAG ACGGAAAAAGACCAGTGTCAGGGATCGAGCTGTTCGTCCTGCCCGGACAAAAAGGAGCAGTGATGAGGAAAACGCGTGCAAGGCTTCTCCTACTCATCATCAGCAGGTTCAACAAAGCAAGACCACCAG tgttcCTTCTGTGTGCCATTTTGTAACCCGCCGCAGATGTGGCGCTGCCACCAAACACCAGCTCCCTAAGAAAAGAATCAGTGTGCTCAACTCTTCAAATGACTTTTCCTCTGGATCTTTTTCTGCCAAAAGGAATCTTCGACCTATCAAAAGAAGCAAGGCACcttcaacatttattttgtccagTGCAGAGAACTCAGTGAATGTTGCAGGACCTTCCAGTGTACCCACCAATCCCCTTCAAGAGATATCCCTTAATGAGTCATCAGACCCCAGCAATAGACCCTGCTCCAGGAAACCCATTTTTTGCTCCACACCCTCAGCAGGCTCCCTCAGAAAACATCCACGCCTTAAACCCTTTCCTATCAATGATATGTCCTCTATGCCCCTTTCTATGTCTGTAATCTGCATTGACAGCCTGAGCACATTTCAAAACGATGTGGATTCTCCAGGTCCCGTGGATTCTCCAGGTCCCGTGGCCTCACAACGTTCTGTTCCAGCCACTGTGGTCTTCTCTCATGAGAAGCAGCATTTGGACCTTAGTAAGAAAGAAAGGGCCCTCTATCAGCATAATGAGCCCTCTGGTGATTTTTTCATGGAGTCTAAGACCTCTAACACAAGTGAGGACAacagaaaccacagcaaagATTCACAGACCAAGAGTGGTGAAGAATTATGCCTAAATCGTCTTTCTTCTAAcaaggaaagcagcagcagcaatttTGTGAACACAACAGGTGCGTTAGAGTGGCTGATCGAGACTCTGAAGGAGAAGTGTTTGACTGAGCAATGCAAAGTGGTGCTGGAGAAATTGGATATCTCCTCTCTGATTCAGCTTTGCAGTCAAACAACCTACTCATCCTGTTTGGGAGATGAGTACTTTGTTAAAAGCTTGCAAAACAATGAACATCCAGTGTCTGTGGACAGCAGTCAAACTGCTGACCTTCAGCGGTCTTCAGTAGAATCAGTTAATACATTTTTATCTGTGACAGACAACAGTCGCGGTAATTATTTACAGCcagtaaatagttttgattaTTCTGAACAGGCACCTTTAAATAACAGTCAAAGCTCTGACGTTTCACCCTCAGCTGACAGTAAGCAGTCAGCTGAGTGCTCATCCACAAGTAAATTCGTCAGGCACTCGGCATCAGTAGTTTCTGATGAATCAGTCTTCTACATAAGCAGCAGTGCTGAGATTACAAAGAACACACACGAGTCAACCAGCAACACTATGCAAACAGAGGATGTTGACGTAATTAAGGACAAATGTTGCATTAAGAATGTCACAGTACGCCTGAAAAAACTGGCGTTGTCTCAACTGAATTATGAACAACTTAAAGAGTTCACACAACAGAATGAGTCTCATTCGACTTTTAATGGGGCATCTGCTGATCCTAATGCAGAGACTGAAAATGACCACACATATAACCTCAACACACCAAAACATCTCGTAAATGTAGGTGCAATCCAGTCTAATGACCTAGAAACAAAAAAGGTTCCATTGTCCACAAGAGCTCTGAAGGTGAATTGTCTGAGTAACAAACttgctgttactgtacagaGATTAACTTTATCAGAGTTAAGAGATACAATGAACACTACAGGCAGAAAACCTAAATCACCCACAGCTGTATCAGACCCAGACAGTGACAACCAATCAGTCAGTGACTCTAATCACTGTAATGAAGTGTCTTCATTACGGCAATTGACTCATTCAAATGATAAGATTTCCACTAACACAGAGGGGACACTCCCAACAAGAAGAAAAATGTCTCTGGCCCGTAAGGAGAGGAATAGGAGGAGCACATCTAGAGACCGGCCTGGGACGACAAGGAAAGCATGTGTGAGCGGCCTCAGTGTGAAtcgctggaaaaacaaaagcagcacgAGCTTGCATGTGTCCGGGCGTCAAAGAGCTCCTGATCATGTTAAGGCTTTGGACTGCAGCCTAAATGACCTGATCtctcaacacaaacagcagcgg gtgcttgGACCAGCTATGTCATTCTCAACCCCAGTAAGGGCGAGTGCGCTCAACCTCTCCTCAGTTTTGGCCGACATGACGCCAAGTTCGTACACCTGGAGCAGACTTAAAGCCGCCCTCTCTATTCACCGCAAAGGCATGG TGCTATTAACGCCAAGGACTGTGGCAGCGTCCGGCTCTCCTGGAAGGGAAGCTCTAGCAGATCTCAGCAGGGATCTCTTCACCTCGCCCTTCCGGACCCCGCTCCCCAAACACCTGCAGTCACAGCTGCATAGAAACGATTCTCTG agtgtgtgtgaggacctTTCGGATGCAGAGAAAGTGTATGCAGAGTGTGGTCAGCCACGTGCCCTTCCCTGGGAGGAGTGTATTCTCCCTCACCGGATGAAAAAGTGTGTAAAGATAGGAGAAGGGACCTTTGGTGAAGTCTTCTCCACAACCAATGCCTCAGGAGACACTGTTGCTCTCAAA ATCATTCCAGTAGAGGGCAGTGAGAAGGTGAATGGAGAGGATCAGAAGACATTTGGAGAGATCCTGCATGAGATTATTATCTCAAA GGAACTGAGCAGCCTGAAGGAGAAGCAACACAACCAGACTCACAGCTTCATTGGACTCAATGA cctccactgTGTCCAAGGCTGCTACCCTCTAGATTTCCTAGATGCTTGGGACAGATTCGACCAACAGAAAGGTTCTGAGAATGACAGGCCAG atttttttcaaaaaaatcaaatattccTCATCCTGGAGTTTGAGTTTGGAGGCGTCGATCTGGAGAACAGCAATGGAAAG CTGGCATCTTTGGGTGTGGCGAAGAGCATCCTCCATCAGGTTACTGCTGCCCTAGCTGTTgctgagcaggagctgcacTTTGAGCACAG GGACCTCCACTGGGGGAATATACTGGTCAAAACAACCAAGCAGAAGACGGGAAGCTTCCTCCTGAAGGGAATGACCCACTCCCTGGAAACCAAAGGGGTTCTGGTCCGCATCATTGACTACTCTCTCTCTAGACTGGAAATCG ATGAACTGACAGTGTCCTGTGACATCTCAAAGGACGAGGAGCTTTTCATGGGCCAGGGAGATTACCAGTTTGACATATACAGACTGATGAGACAGGAGAATGG AAACAACTGGAGTGACTATCACCCACACACCAACGTGCTGTGGCTGCACTACCTGTGCTCCAAGCTGCTTTGCATGAAGTACCGGGGCACACGAGGGAGGGGGGCCAAGGTGCTACGGGAGGAGCTCACTGGCTTCTATGACGGCGTCCTCCAGTACAGCTCTGCCACCGAGGTGCTGCAACACTGCCCCATGTTTCAGTAG